In a genomic window of Ipomoea triloba cultivar NCNSP0323 chromosome 3, ASM357664v1:
- the LOC116013344 gene encoding DNA-directed RNA polymerase 3, chloroplastic, producing MASTAYSLYSIPQFSATSRRLPQNPRGNPKPVTTEPLTASQSPQPFKIRTLKLAKPLVLYAVSVSKDDILAQTQEDISNSHKISNGSLAILPEESTRRVFVQDPPWISSLFLSNNLFVRAREIERAKLRIRESNRNKYRLLKRRQVKAETEAWEKEVEEYRELHREMCEKKLAPNLPSVKKLFLGWFEPLRDAIEKEQKTQRTKKNRAAYSPYIDSLPADKMAVIVMHQMMGLMMMCGDDNKYVQVLQAALQIGTAIENEVRIHSFLEKTKQLQRQTNETLSQEDLSRDPVWLRKRIKWLIKKNRLVQVQKLLKNEEFEPWGQEIRAKLGCRLIELLTETAYVQPTINQSADSPPDIRPAFRHSIKITSKGFGKNFVRRYGVIECDPLVGAGPDTVKHTLIPYIPMLVPPKKWKGYNKGGYLFLPSYVMRTHGSRHQQVAVQNAPKKQMEQIYEALNTLGNTKWRVNKRILSVVESIWAGGGNIAGMVDRNGVPIPEIDSNDIEEVQSWKWHVRKAKKINRERHSLRCDTELKLSVARKLKDEEGFYYPHNLDFRGRAYPMHPYLNHLSSDLCRGILEFAEGRPLGKSGLCWLKIHLANLFAGGIEKLSYDARLAFVENHLDDIVDSANNPLTGSRWWLRAEDPFQCLAACINLSEALRSSSPHTVISHLPIHQDGSCNGLQHYAALGRNSMEAAAVNLVAGDKPADVYSEIALRVHGIIKEDSLKDPSSNPNALLAKLIIDQVDRKLVKQTVMTSVYGVTFIGAREQIKRRLEEKGLITDDRLLFRAACYAAKVTLSALGELFQDARGIMNWLGECAMVIASQNQPISWTTPLGLPVVQPYFKSKRHTIRTSLQMLSLKCYGDSIEVRKQRTAFPPNFVHSLDGSHMMLTAIACRDAGLHFAGVHDSFWTHACDVDQMNCILREKFVELYNVPILENLLESFQASYPALAFPPLPERGNFDMREVLKSPYFFN from the exons ATGGCTTCCACAGCCTATTCTCTCTACTCAATACCTCAGTTCTCCGCTACATCCCGGAGACTACCCCAAAACCCCCGCGGCAATCCTAAACCAGTAACCACTGAGCCACTCACCGCGTCGCAAAGCCCACAACCTTTTAAGATTCGCACTCTCAAACTGGCAAAGCCTCTCGTTTTGTACGCCGTTTCAGTTTCTAAAGACGATATACTGGCTCAAACCCAGGAGGATATATCAAATTCGCATAAAATCTCCAATGGCTCACTCGCGATTTTGCCGGAGGAGTCGACCAGGAGAGTTTTCGTGCAAGACCCGCCTTggatttcttctcttttcttgaGCAACAATTTGTTCGTTAGGGCTAGGGAGATCGAGCGGGCCAAGTTGAGGATTCGCGAGAGCAACAGGAACAAGTACCGTTTGTTGAAGAGGAGGCAGGTGAAGGCGGAGACTGAGGCATGGGAGAAGGAGGTTGAGGAGTACCGAGAGCTTCATAGAGAAATGTGTGAGAAGAAATTGGCGCCAAACCTTCCTTCTGTGAAGAAACTCTTCCTCGGGTGGTTTGAGCCCCTGAGAGATGCCATAGAGAAGGAGCAGAAGACTCAGAGGACTAAGAAGAACAGGGCTGCTTACTCGCCTTACATTGACTCTTTGCCGGCTGATAAAATGGCCGTCATTGTGATGCATCAGATGATGGGGTTGATGATGATGTGTGGCGACGACAACAAGTATGTTCAAGTACTCCAAGCTGCATTGCAGATTGGCACTGCAATTGAGAATGAA GTTAGAATTCATAGTTTCTTGGAGAAAACGAAGCAACTCCAGAGGCAAACAAATGAAACACTAAGTCAAGAGGATTTAAGCAGGGATCCAGTATGGTTAAGAAAGCGGATAAAATGGCTGATTAAAAAGAACAGACTAGTTCAAGTGCAAAAACTGTTGAAGAACGAAGAGTTTGAGCCTTGGGGTCAAGAAATAAGGGCTAAG TTGGGATGCCGTCTTATAGAATTATTAACGGAAACAGCTTATGTGCAACCTACAATCAATCAGTCAGCTGATAGTCCTCCTGATATTCGGCCTGCATTCAGGCATTCGATAAAAATTACTTCAAAAGGTTTTGG GAAGAATTTTGTGAGAAGGTATGGAGTTATAGAATGTGACCCCCTGGTTGGTGCTGGACCTGATACA GTTAAGCACACGCTGATTCCTTATATACCAATGTTGGTGCCACCAAAAAAATGGAAAGG GTATAACAAAGGTGGATACTTGTTCTTACCCTCATATGTGATGCGTACTCATGGGTCTAGGCATCAACAAGTTGCTGTTCAAAATGCTCCCAAAAAACAAATGGAGCAAATATATGAG GCCTTGAATACTTTAGGAAATACAAAATGGAGAGTAAATAAAAGAATACTAAGCGTGGTAGAGAGTATTTGGGCTGGTGGTGGCAATATAGCTGGCATGGTGGATCGCAACGGT GTTCCCATACCAGAGATAGACTCCAATGATATTGAAGAAGTGCAAAGTTGGAAATGGCATGTGAGGAAAGCAAAGAAAATCAACCGAGAGAGGCATTCCTTAAGATGCGATACTGAGCTGAAACTTTCT GTGGCTCGGAAACTGAAAGATGAGGAAGGCTTTTATTATCCCCACAATCTTGATTTTAGAGGCCGTGCATACCCTATGCATCCCTACTTAAACCATTTGAGTTCTGATCTCTGTAGAGGAATCCTCGAGTTTGCTGAAGGACGGCCACTAGGAAAGTCAGGACTATGCTGGCTGAAGATACATTTAGCAAATCTTTTTGCAGGCGGTATTGAGAAGCTTTCATATGATGCACGCCTGGCATTTGTCGAAAATCACCTTGATGATATAGTAGATTCAGCCAACAATCCTCTCACCGGAAGCCGTTGGTGGTTAAGAGCTGAGGATCCATTTCAGTGCTTAGCTGCTTGTATTAATCTCTCAGAAGCTCTGAGAAGCTCATCACCGCATACTGTCATCTCCCACTTGCCAATTCATCAG GATGGCTCATGCAATGGCCTACAGCACTATGCAGCATTGGGAAGAAATAGT ATGGAGGCAGCAGCTGTCAACTTAGTTGCTGGAGACAAACCTGCCGATGTTTATTCTGAAATTGCTCTAAG GGTTCATGGTATTATAAAAGAAGACAGTCTAAAGGACCCATCTAGTAATCCCAATGCTTTACTAGCCAAACTAATAATTGACCAG GTGGACAGGAAATTGGTGAAACAGACAGTAATGACTTCTGTATATGGTGTTACTTTTATTGGGGCACGTGAGCAGATCAAAAGAAGGTTAGAGGAGAAAGGTCTTATTACTGATGATAGGCTGCTTTTCAGAGCTGCTTGCTATGCTGCTAAG GTGACATTGTCTGCTCTTGGAGAGTTATTTCAGGACGCACGTGGCATAATGAATTGGCTTGGAGAATGTGCAATG GTGATTGCTTCTCAAAATCAACCCATTTCTTGGACAACTCCACTGGGTCTTCCTGTTGTGCAGCcatattttaaaagtaaaagacACACA ATAAGAACCTCTCTTCAgatgttgtctttgaagtgctATGGTGACTCC ATTGAGGTCAGGAAGCAGAGAACAGCATTTCCTCCAAATTTTGTGCACTCGCTTGATGGTTCACACATGATGTTGACTGCCATTGCTTGCAGGGATGCAGGATTACATTTTGCAG GAGTGCATGATTCGTTTTGGACACATGCTTGTGATGTTGACCAGATGAATTGTATACTAAGAGAGAAGTTTGTGGAGCTATACAATGTGCCAATTCTTGAAAAT CTGCTTGAAAGCTTCCAGGCATCATATCCAGCATTGGCTTTCCCCCCTCTACCAGAACGAGGCAATTTTGATATGCGAGAAGTTCTCAAGTCTCCCTATTTCTTCAACTGA